From the genome of Candidatus Defluviilinea proxima:
ACTATCATATAGAAATTGAGGTGTTTTATGGCTAAAGGATTCAACAAAGGTCCGCAAATGGGGCAGGGTGGCATGATGCAGCAACTGCAACGCATGCAGAAACAAATGGAAGAAGCACAGGCAAAACTTGCTGTGGAAACTGTCACTGCTACGGCGGGTGGCGGCGCGATCAAAGTCGTGATGACAGGCGACCAGAAATGTCAGTCCGTTGAAATCTCTCCTGATTTCATCAAAGACGCGGACGCCGAAATGTTGCAAGACTTGGTCTTGTCCGCAGTGAATATGGCACTCGACCAGTCGCGTGAACTTCAAGAGAAGTTGATGGGTCCGCTGGCGGGCGGGCTTCCTTTCTAACGTTCACACGTTTCAACGTTATAACGATATGTTATTACCCGAATCCATTCAATCCCTTATCAATGCCCTTGAACGACTTCCAGGCATCGGTCCCAAGTCCGCTTCGCGGCTGGCGTTCTATCTTTTGCGCGCTACAGACGACGTCTCGGAAGATCTGGCCCTTGCTTTGGCGCATCTCAAGAAGAACACGGCCTTTTGTCAGGAATGTTTCAACATCACCGAAGCGGGGCGCGAGCGCTGTGAAGTATGCGAGTCCACGCGGCGGGATGGAAGTGTTATTTGCGTTGTCGAAGAAGCATTGGATGTCCTTGCCTTGGAGCGCACTGGCGGTTATCAGGGAAAGTATCATGTCTTGCAGGGAGTCTTATCTCCTATTGAAGGCATTGGCCCCGATGATTTGAAGATCAAGCAGTTGATCGTGCGTGTTGCGAATGGGGGAGTGAAAGAAGTCATCCTTGCAACCAATCCCAGCATGGAAGGGGATGCGACCGCGTTATATCTCCAAAACCAATTAAAGCAATTCGGCGTACATGTTACACGTCTTGCAAGAGGTTTGCCAATGGGTGGCGATCTGGAATATGCCGATCAAAACACATTGCTGAGAGCGTTATCTGGTAGACAGGATATGTAGGCAACGGTGGATATTTGGTTCACTTGTTTGTCGAAAGTGAACCAAATTCATTTTTGACGAAACTTCCTACTATAGAATGCCAATCGGTCAGCTCATTTGATATAGAGAAATTGTCTTGTTGTTAATCTTAATGGGGTTAACTTGTCACAAGTAAATTTCATTACATTTCCCTGAATTTATAGAAACAGCAAACTTTATTGAAACAAGGTTCAAGTATGCAGAATCTCAAGCCCATTGTAAAAAATGTTAGTCATCAAGTCACAATATTTGTTTCTAGGTTCAGTCTTTATTTCGATGTTCCGATCATACGGCTAGGAGTCTTTCTTCTTCTCTTGGGATATATAGTTAATAAGTCTTTTCTCAATATTCATAGCCATATACGTACATTTGAAGGATTTTTGATCGTAATGATTGGTTTGGCCCTGATCCTTCGAGCGCGAGATCTATGGGGAAATCTGGCTGGTTTCGTAATTATCCTGGTCTTGGTTTTAGCCCCCATGTATTGGCGCATGCAGGGTTTTGATAGAGATGGTTTCTCTCTTCTCGGTGTTTTCCCAAGTTCCGATGCCAATGGATATTTTACGGGTGCCATAAAAGTGTTGTATGGAGAAGACATTCCGCCCTTTGCCGCCCGTCGTCCACTTTTTATTACCTACTTATCCACTATCTTGTTTTTGACCAGACAAGACTTGGTTCTGTCCTTGGTTGTACTTGCGGTCATTGTTGCAATTTCTCTTTTCTTGCTGGTTTCGGAAGTAAAAAATAATTTTGGTGTTTTGCCTGCGGCTTTGGTAGCAGCGATCATGATTTATTGTTATTCTGGAAGGTACACAGGGAAGTTTCTCACAGAGCAGTTGGGCATCCCACTTGGCATGCTTTCCCTGTCCATTTTTCTTCGGGCACTTCGACAAAACAGCTTTAGGCATGCGATTTGGGGCGTATTTGTTCTGGCCATTGCATTAAATGCTCGTGCTGGAGCAATGTTTGTATTGCCCATGTTGATTCTCTGGGGGAGTACTTGGGCATGGAAAGGCAAACTCTCCTTTAGTAAATTCTTCATGCTTAGCGGTGCTGTTGTACTGGGCTTTCTGATCAATTATTGGATATTCAAGTCAATAGCAGGCCCGGGTAGCATCCCGTTTGCGAATTTTGGTGAAACACTATATGGCATCGCTACTGGTTACCGAGGCTGGAGAGTATGGTATCAGGATTACCCCGGGGTCCCATTGGCGAAGGCGTTTGGGATTTCGCTTGAGATAATAAAGAATTCCCCCGGGCTTTTTCTGATGGGTATGTTCCGAGCGTATCAAGAGTTTCTCAAGCCACAATACTTTTTCTCGTTTCTATATTTGCCATCAGATCAATCAGTACTACCATCCTATTTTCTGTTAATTGTCACCATAATTGGAATCTGGCGTCTGATAAAAAACATCCACTTAAGATACTCTCGATTGGCGCTGTTTGTACTTGCAGGGATTCTGTTGTCCGTTCCGTTTGCGCCTCCATCCGATGATG
Proteins encoded in this window:
- a CDS encoding YbaB/EbfC family nucleoid-associated protein → MAKGFNKGPQMGQGGMMQQLQRMQKQMEEAQAKLAVETVTATAGGGAIKVVMTGDQKCQSVEISPDFIKDADAEMLQDLVLSAVNMALDQSRELQEKLMGPLAGGLPF
- the recR gene encoding recombination protein RecR, whose product is MLLPESIQSLINALERLPGIGPKSASRLAFYLLRATDDVSEDLALALAHLKKNTAFCQECFNITEAGRERCEVCESTRRDGSVICVVEEALDVLALERTGGYQGKYHVLQGVLSPIEGIGPDDLKIKQLIVRVANGGVKEVILATNPSMEGDATALYLQNQLKQFGVHVTRLARGLPMGGDLEYADQNTLLRALSGRQDM